From a single Thalassophryne amazonica chromosome 7, fThaAma1.1, whole genome shotgun sequence genomic region:
- the rrp15 gene encoding RRP15-like protein isoform X1, which yields MAAVTKVHVPRSEYGEPRCVESNDQEESEGLSGDGLGHDTSDEGEDDRDVEGWSDGEHEGGNESKANAGWAEAMAKILGKKPSASKATILLQNKELNKLKDKERQEQLDRKKQMNRKRAWEMMCREKPDVVNDRETERSLQKIATRGVVQLFNAVKKHQKMVNDKVKEVSGSERKKARILSSVSKKDFIDVLRKTEGGSGVTIKTEKSTCVQAHEEASWSVLREDFMMGAAMKDWDKVSDGGMQESASD from the exons ATGGCGGCTGTGACGAAAGTACATGTGCCGAGATCTG AATACGGCGAGCCTCGGTGTGTGGAAAGCAATGACCAAGAGGAGTCTGAAGGTCTGAGTGGTGATGGGTTGGGTCATGATACAAGTGATGAAGGAGAAGATGACAGAGATGTTGAAGGATGGAGTGATGGAGAGCATGAAGGAGGAAATGAGAGCAAAGCCAATGCTGGCTGGGCCGAAGCCATGGCCAAGATTCTGGGCAAGAAACCTTCAGCGAGCAAAGCTACCATCCTACTACAAAACAAAGAGCTGAACAAGCTGAAGGACAAAGAAAGACAGGAGCAGCTGGACAGAAAGAAACAG ATGAACAGGAAGCGTGCGTGGGAGATGATGTGCAGGGAGAAACCTGATGTGGTGAATGACCGTGAGACTGAAAGGTCTCTGCAGAAAATTGCTACCAG aggaGTGGTCCAGCTTTTCAATGCCGTCAAGAAGCATCAAAAAATGGTGAATGACAAGGTCAAGGAGGTCAGTGGCTCAGAAAGAAAGAAGGCCAGGATTCTGTCTTCTGTCTCAAAGAAAGACTTCATTGATGTCCTCAGGAAGACAGAAGGAGGGAGCGGAGTCACCATCAAAACTGAAAAGAGCACT TGTGTGCAGGCGCATGAGGAGGCCTCATGGAGTGTGCTCAGAGAAGACTTCATGATGGGCGCTGCCATGAAGGACTGGGACAAAGTCAGTGACGGCGGCATGCAGGAGTCTGCTTCAGACTGA
- the rrp15 gene encoding RRP15-like protein isoform X2 has product MAAVTKVHVPRSEYGEPRCVESNDQEESEGLSGDGLGHDTSDEGEDDRDVEGWSDGEHEGGNESKANAGWAEAMAKILGKKPSASKATILLQNKELNKLKDKERQEQLDRKKQMNRKRAWEMMCREKPDVVNDRETERSLQKIATRGVVQLFNAVKKHQKMVNDKVKEVSGSERKKARILSSVSKKDFIDVLRKTEGGSGVTIKTEKSTAHEEASWSVLREDFMMGAAMKDWDKVSDGGMQESASD; this is encoded by the exons ATGGCGGCTGTGACGAAAGTACATGTGCCGAGATCTG AATACGGCGAGCCTCGGTGTGTGGAAAGCAATGACCAAGAGGAGTCTGAAGGTCTGAGTGGTGATGGGTTGGGTCATGATACAAGTGATGAAGGAGAAGATGACAGAGATGTTGAAGGATGGAGTGATGGAGAGCATGAAGGAGGAAATGAGAGCAAAGCCAATGCTGGCTGGGCCGAAGCCATGGCCAAGATTCTGGGCAAGAAACCTTCAGCGAGCAAAGCTACCATCCTACTACAAAACAAAGAGCTGAACAAGCTGAAGGACAAAGAAAGACAGGAGCAGCTGGACAGAAAGAAACAG ATGAACAGGAAGCGTGCGTGGGAGATGATGTGCAGGGAGAAACCTGATGTGGTGAATGACCGTGAGACTGAAAGGTCTCTGCAGAAAATTGCTACCAG aggaGTGGTCCAGCTTTTCAATGCCGTCAAGAAGCATCAAAAAATGGTGAATGACAAGGTCAAGGAGGTCAGTGGCTCAGAAAGAAAGAAGGCCAGGATTCTGTCTTCTGTCTCAAAGAAAGACTTCATTGATGTCCTCAGGAAGACAGAAGGAGGGAGCGGAGTCACCATCAAAACTGAAAAGAGCACT GCGCATGAGGAGGCCTCATGGAGTGTGCTCAGAGAAGACTTCATGATGGGCGCTGCCATGAAGGACTGGGACAAAGTCAGTGACGGCGGCATGCAGGAGTCTGCTTCAGACTGA